A window from Parachlamydiales bacterium encodes these proteins:
- the sppA gene encoding signal peptide peptidase SppA: protein MRESLIKSTFRSCLVALGGVFGVGLALFLIALLFSTLSQENKTKLKIDTDFKQIIAPNAKGVRQEMSKSDPVILQLNIQGVIGTDKLNANRIEELLVESREGDLQNDRVKAILLNINSPGGSATDSDAIYNAIMQYKKTYQVPVYAYIDGICASGGYYIACAADKIYSRDTAIVGSIGVLFSSPFFNVTQVMEKIGVSAATISAGKDKDMLNPFRPWKEDEKTNLQSIADGLYYDFVSIVSANRPKVDREKLVSEYGANVYLARNALEYGLIDEANASRNTVLQALIKELNIFDDDYQVVYLEKKNWLVEFLTEQHASTPLSNHIYHHLDLGNGVPSELYGKPLYLYRPEY from the coding sequence ATGCGTGAATCACTCATCAAATCTACATTCCGCTCCTGTCTGGTTGCCCTAGGAGGCGTCTTTGGGGTGGGATTGGCTCTATTTCTTATTGCTCTTCTCTTCTCTACACTCTCCCAGGAAAATAAAACCAAACTCAAGATCGACACTGATTTCAAACAGATCATTGCCCCCAATGCCAAAGGTGTGCGCCAAGAAATGTCGAAATCTGATCCGGTGATCCTGCAATTAAATATCCAAGGCGTCATTGGCACCGACAAACTTAATGCCAACCGTATTGAAGAGCTATTAGTAGAGTCAAGAGAAGGCGATTTGCAAAATGACCGTGTGAAAGCTATTCTATTGAACATTAATAGTCCGGGAGGTTCTGCGACCGACTCCGACGCTATTTATAATGCGATCATGCAATACAAAAAAACGTATCAAGTCCCTGTTTATGCATATATAGATGGTATCTGCGCATCCGGCGGCTACTACATTGCTTGCGCTGCGGATAAGATCTATTCCCGCGATACAGCCATTGTCGGAAGCATCGGCGTCCTTTTTTCTTCCCCTTTCTTTAATGTCACCCAAGTGATGGAAAAAATCGGCGTCAGCGCTGCAACGATCTCCGCCGGAAAAGACAAAGACATGCTCAACCCCTTCCGCCCCTGGAAAGAAGATGAGAAAACTAACCTTCAATCTATCGCCGACGGCTTATATTACGATTTCGTCAGTATAGTCAGCGCCAATAGACCCAAAGTCGACCGTGAAAAACTCGTCTCCGAATATGGCGCCAATGTCTATCTAGCAAGAAATGCCCTCGAATATGGATTGATTGACGAAGCTAACGCTAGCCGCAACACGGTGTTGCAAGCCCTCATCAAAGAATTGAATATTTTTGACGATGATTATCAGGTAGTTTACTTAGAAAAGAAAAACTGGCTGGTCGAATTCCTCACAGAGCAGCACGCATCCACTCCTTTATCAAACCACATCTACCATCATCTTGATTTAGGGAATGGCGTCCCATCAGAACTTTATGGCAAACCTCTTTACCTCTATAGACCAGAATATTGA